From the Hymenobacter yonginensis genome, one window contains:
- a CDS encoding OmpA family protein, whose product MKKTLLSALAATALLASSCSDLKKPEEKDQLSEATADTAVVASNGTTVADAAAGAANAVDSAWDMTKAQLANETYEEIDLPEVTVRGNEKYSVYGLEEKVLFDTDKADIKPSATRALSEIAASIGRRYGKSQVRVLGFADSRGDKSYNKELSAKRAEAVKKWLAMNGGMGDARVSIEPMGEAAPVASNATAEGRQENRRVEIAVIK is encoded by the coding sequence ATGAAAAAGACCTTACTGTCTGCTCTGGCAGCTACCGCCCTGCTGGCCTCTTCCTGCAGCGACCTGAAAAAGCCGGAAGAGAAAGACCAGCTTTCGGAAGCTACGGCCGATACTGCCGTAGTAGCCAGCAATGGCACCACCGTAGCCGATGCCGCCGCTGGCGCCGCCAATGCCGTGGACTCTGCCTGGGACATGACTAAGGCCCAGCTGGCCAACGAAACCTACGAAGAAATCGACCTGCCCGAGGTAACCGTACGCGGCAACGAGAAATACAGCGTGTACGGCCTTGAAGAGAAAGTGCTGTTCGACACCGACAAGGCCGACATCAAGCCCAGCGCCACGCGGGCCCTGTCGGAAATTGCCGCTTCCATCGGCCGCCGCTATGGCAAGAGCCAGGTGCGCGTGCTGGGCTTTGCCGACTCGCGCGGCGACAAAAGCTACAACAAGGAGCTGAGCGCCAAGCGCGCTGAAGCCGTGAAGAAGTGGCTGGCCATGAACGGCGGCATGGGCGACGCCCGTGTCAGCATCGAGCCCATGGGCGAAGCCGCTCCGGTAGCTTCCAACGCCACCGCCGAAGGCCGCCAGGAGAACCGCCGCGTAGAAATTGCCGTCATCAAGTAA
- a CDS encoding carboxypeptidase-like regulatory domain-containing protein, whose product MLLFPALGMAQENRLSGRIVDSKTKEPIPFASIGLKEEQTGALTNEYGFFQMATPEKNAQDSIIVLALGYKRMAVAVKRGVSQTDLIIEVPKRVIELSNVTVKGGKVKDLALGSKSSTPGEGMIQGMPGSQYAFFVKNDKGKTLGNVRSVSFYIGENGFPREPFRVRLYKADGNYNSPNTDLLTENVVVSAPKGGAWYTVDLNQYNIEAPKEGFFVAMEWIVSGDKFYTTNFMDTYTPYGQIMRPTFEFKESRTWSYTMGKGWSLLTLSSNGQRYNAMIKAEVDQIKD is encoded by the coding sequence TTGCTGTTGTTCCCGGCGCTGGGCATGGCCCAGGAGAACCGTTTGTCGGGCCGGATCGTCGACTCCAAAACCAAGGAGCCCATCCCGTTTGCCTCCATCGGCCTGAAGGAAGAGCAAACCGGCGCCCTGACCAACGAGTATGGCTTTTTTCAGATGGCAACGCCTGAGAAAAATGCCCAGGACTCCATCATCGTGCTGGCGCTTGGCTACAAGCGCATGGCCGTGGCCGTGAAGCGCGGCGTGTCCCAAACCGACCTGATTATTGAGGTGCCTAAGCGCGTTATCGAGCTGAGCAACGTAACGGTAAAGGGCGGCAAGGTGAAAGATCTGGCGCTGGGCTCGAAGTCGAGCACGCCCGGTGAAGGCATGATCCAGGGTATGCCCGGCAGCCAGTATGCTTTCTTCGTGAAAAACGACAAGGGCAAGACCCTCGGCAACGTCCGCTCGGTGTCGTTCTACATCGGCGAAAACGGCTTCCCCCGCGAGCCGTTCCGCGTGCGCCTCTACAAGGCCGACGGCAACTACAACTCGCCCAACACCGACCTGCTCACCGAAAACGTAGTAGTATCGGCCCCGAAAGGCGGCGCCTGGTACACCGTTGACCTGAACCAGTACAACATCGAGGCGCCGAAAGAGGGCTTCTTCGTGGCGATGGAGTGGATTGTGAGCGGCGACAAGTTCTACACCACCAACTTCATGGACACCTACACGCCCTACGGCCAGATCATGCGTCCTACCTTCGAGTTTAAGGAGAGCCGCACCTGGAGCTACACCATGGGCAAAGGCTGGAGCCTGCTCACGCTCTCCAGCAACGGTCAGCGCTACAACGCCATGATCAAGGCCGAAGTAGACCAGATCAAAGACTAA
- a CDS encoding FeoA family protein, which produces MSASHAPVSPVSAPPRRSVKDLRLGESGTICCLQDPEMALKLLEMGCIPGTQVRLNSRAPLGCPITLVVGEAADYTLSLRVSEAATILLKE; this is translated from the coding sequence ATGTCTGCTTCCCACGCGCCTGTTTCTCCTGTTTCCGCCCCGCCTCGCCGGAGCGTGAAAGACTTGCGGCTGGGTGAAAGCGGCACCATCTGCTGCCTCCAGGACCCCGAAATGGCGCTCAAGCTGCTGGAAATGGGCTGCATCCCGGGCACGCAGGTGCGTCTCAACAGCCGGGCCCCGCTGGGCTGCCCAATCACGCTGGTAGTAGGTGAGGCGGCAGATTATACTTTGTCGCTGCGCGTGAGTGAGGCGGCGACCATTCTGCTCAAAGAATAG
- the feoB gene encoding ferrous iron transport protein B: MRSAGIRTAPNGQAASAAALETAAAHLPGQTRLTRIALIGNPNSGKTSLFNQLTGLNQKVGNFPGVTVDRKTGISQLTPQHRAEIIDLPGTYSLYPKSLDEKVITDLLYDQTSGQYPDFVIVTADASNLRRNLLLFTQLADLGLPAVLALNMMDVAEQHGISIDLTELQRELGVPVIPMNARKGIGVAALKIVMAQQLDAPAVSFYEPEPELLPMIRQIRYYFNLHNDYLALHYAHQGRHISFLTPDQRAYVAELVAKYEFEPTARQAQETIARYARINELLLNAVSVTRTERAEPYSNRIDRVLTHRVWGYLIFMLVLFLLFQAVFAWASYPMELIDEGVAWINGLIQSNFDGPLISLLTEGVLAGLGGVLIFIPQIALLFAFIAVLEETGYMARVTFMMDRIMRKFGLNGKSVVPLISGMACAVPAIMSARTIENRKDRLITIFVTPLMSCSARIPVYTVLIGLVVPDQPVLGIFNLRGVALMSLYLLGFVSAVGSAWLMKLFMRTTERSYFIMEFPVYRWPRWKNVGLTIVEKVKAFVFQAGKVIMAISVILWVLASYGPGKSMEQAEAQARAAAQTQNLAPAETESRVASQKLESSYAGHFGHFIEPAIRPLGFDWKIGISLLTSFAAREVFVGTMSTIYSVGQDANELTVQQKLAAEKDLNGQPFFTPARSASLLVFYVFAMQCMSTLAATYRETKGWMWPLLQLFYMTGLAYAASLLVYQVLK; this comes from the coding sequence ATGCGTAGTGCCGGAATCCGAACCGCCCCCAACGGGCAGGCTGCCTCGGCGGCTGCGCTGGAAACGGCTGCCGCGCACCTGCCCGGCCAAACCCGCCTGACCCGAATTGCCCTCATTGGCAACCCCAACTCCGGCAAAACGTCGCTGTTCAACCAGCTGACCGGGCTCAACCAGAAAGTAGGCAACTTCCCCGGCGTGACCGTGGACCGCAAGACCGGCATCAGCCAGCTGACGCCGCAGCACCGCGCCGAAATCATCGACCTGCCCGGCACCTACTCGCTCTATCCCAAGAGCCTCGACGAAAAGGTGATTACCGATCTGCTCTACGATCAGACGTCGGGGCAGTACCCGGATTTCGTGATTGTGACGGCCGACGCAAGCAACCTGCGCCGCAACCTGCTGCTGTTCACGCAACTCGCTGACCTGGGCCTACCGGCCGTGCTGGCTTTGAACATGATGGACGTGGCCGAGCAGCACGGCATCAGTATTGATCTGACGGAGCTGCAGCGGGAGCTGGGCGTGCCGGTTATTCCGATGAACGCCCGCAAGGGCATTGGAGTAGCGGCCCTCAAGATTGTGATGGCGCAGCAGCTAGATGCCCCGGCCGTGTCGTTCTACGAGCCCGAGCCGGAGCTGCTGCCTATGATCCGGCAGATCCGTTACTACTTCAACCTGCACAACGACTACCTGGCGCTACACTACGCCCACCAGGGGCGCCACATCAGCTTCCTCACGCCCGACCAGCGCGCCTACGTGGCCGAGCTGGTGGCGAAATACGAGTTTGAGCCCACGGCGCGGCAGGCGCAGGAAACCATTGCCCGCTACGCCCGCATCAACGAGCTGCTGCTGAATGCCGTGTCGGTGACGCGCACGGAGCGGGCCGAGCCGTACAGCAACCGGATTGATCGGGTGCTCACGCACCGCGTGTGGGGCTACCTGATTTTCATGCTGGTGCTGTTTCTGCTGTTTCAGGCGGTGTTTGCCTGGGCCAGCTACCCCATGGAGCTGATTGACGAGGGCGTGGCCTGGATCAACGGTCTTATCCAATCCAACTTCGACGGCCCGCTTATCAGCTTGCTTACGGAGGGCGTGCTGGCCGGGCTGGGCGGCGTGCTGATCTTCATTCCGCAGATTGCGCTGCTGTTTGCCTTCATTGCGGTGCTGGAAGAAACCGGCTACATGGCCCGCGTTACGTTCATGATGGACCGCATCATGCGCAAGTTTGGGCTCAACGGCAAAAGCGTGGTGCCCTTGATTTCGGGCATGGCCTGCGCGGTGCCGGCCATCATGAGCGCGCGCACCATCGAAAACCGCAAAGACCGGCTGATCACCATCTTCGTGACGCCACTCATGAGCTGCTCGGCCCGCATTCCGGTGTACACGGTGCTGATTGGGCTGGTGGTGCCCGACCAGCCGGTGCTAGGCATCTTCAACCTGCGCGGCGTGGCCCTGATGAGTCTGTACCTGCTGGGCTTCGTGTCGGCGGTGGGCTCGGCGTGGCTGATGAAACTGTTTATGCGCACCACCGAACGCAGCTACTTCATCATGGAGTTTCCGGTGTACCGCTGGCCGCGCTGGAAAAACGTGGGCCTGACCATCGTGGAGAAGGTGAAAGCCTTTGTGTTTCAGGCCGGCAAGGTGATTATGGCCATTTCGGTGATTCTGTGGGTGCTGGCCTCCTACGGGCCGGGCAAGTCCATGGAGCAGGCCGAAGCGCAGGCGCGTGCGGCTGCGCAAACGCAGAACTTAGCGCCCGCCGAAACCGAAAGCAGGGTGGCGTCGCAGAAGCTGGAAAGCTCCTACGCCGGTCACTTTGGCCACTTCATCGAGCCCGCCATCCGGCCGCTGGGTTTCGACTGGAAAATCGGTATTTCGCTGCTTACGTCCTTTGCCGCCCGGGAGGTGTTTGTGGGCACCATGAGCACCATCTACAGCGTGGGGCAGGATGCCAACGAGCTGACCGTGCAGCAGAAGCTGGCCGCCGAAAAAGACCTGAACGGGCAACCGTTTTTCACGCCAGCCCGCTCGGCCTCACTGCTGGTGTTCTACGTGTTTGCCATGCAGTGCATGAGCACGCTGGCCGCCACCTACCGCGAAACCAAAGGCTGGATGTGGCCGCTGCTGCAGCTGTTCTACATGACCGGCCTGGCCTACGCCGCGTCGCTGCTGGTGTATCAGGTACTGAAGTAG
- a CDS encoding SAM-dependent methyltransferase, translating into MKTGTLYLIPTILADDTAAQVLPPQVATQVAALRCFLVENARTARRFIKSVAPQHIIEELQVSVIDKDSTEAQIQAALQPVRAGQDAGVISEAGCPGIADPGAELARAAHQLGIRVVPLVGPSSLLLALMASGMNGQSFTFHGYLPIERARRAAAIKQLERLAQAQHQTQLFIETPYRNMQLLDDLLSQLSGSTRLCIAASLTAPNEYVRTDTIAGWRKAGLPEIHKQPAVFLIGT; encoded by the coding sequence TTGAAAACCGGCACGCTGTACCTTATTCCCACCATTCTGGCCGACGACACGGCCGCGCAGGTGCTACCGCCGCAGGTGGCCACGCAGGTGGCGGCGCTGCGCTGCTTTCTGGTGGAAAACGCCCGGACGGCGCGGCGCTTTATTAAGAGCGTGGCCCCGCAGCACATCATCGAGGAGCTGCAGGTAAGCGTCATCGACAAAGACAGCACCGAGGCCCAGATTCAGGCGGCGCTGCAGCCCGTGCGCGCCGGCCAGGATGCGGGCGTGATTTCGGAAGCCGGCTGCCCCGGCATTGCTGACCCCGGTGCCGAACTGGCCCGCGCGGCGCATCAGCTCGGGATTCGGGTGGTGCCGCTGGTGGGGCCCAGCAGCCTGTTACTGGCGCTTATGGCCTCAGGGATGAACGGGCAGAGCTTCACGTTTCACGGCTACCTGCCCATCGAGCGGGCCCGGCGGGCGGCGGCCATCAAGCAGCTGGAGCGCCTGGCGCAGGCCCAGCACCAAACCCAGCTGTTCATCGAAACGCCCTACCGCAACATGCAGCTGCTCGACGACCTGCTTAGCCAGCTCAGCGGCAGTACCCGCCTGTGCATTGCCGCCAGCCTCACCGCCCCCAACGAATACGTCCGCACCGACACCATAGCTGGCTGGCGCAAAGCCGGCCTGCCCGAAATCCACAAGCAGCCCGCCGTGTTCCTGATTGGGACGTAA
- a CDS encoding alpha/beta fold hydrolase produces MLLHFREQGQGTPLVILHGLFGTLDNWQTLARRWADAGHRVISVDLRNHGRSFHSPEHSYDLMSQDVSALFDHLGLGPDTTLMGHSMGGKVAMRFALDHPDRLARLIVVDIAPRLSDMAHQDDIVAGLNAVPLASLENRQQADEALAQHIRWPDVRQFLLKNLYRQEDNAFAWRQNLPALTQHMAAIGAEISAPQPFLKPALFIRGGKSDYISPDDKLHGIPALFPNSQVETVLDAGHWVHAEKPEEVFGLVAAFIGA; encoded by the coding sequence ATGCTGCTTCATTTCCGCGAACAAGGCCAGGGTACGCCGCTGGTTATTCTCCACGGCCTGTTTGGCACCCTCGACAACTGGCAGACGCTGGCCCGCCGCTGGGCCGACGCCGGCCACCGCGTCATCAGCGTGGACCTGCGCAACCACGGCCGCTCGTTTCATAGCCCCGAGCACAGCTACGACCTGATGAGCCAGGACGTGTCGGCGCTGTTCGACCACCTCGGCCTCGGCCCTGATACTACCCTGATGGGCCACAGCATGGGTGGTAAAGTGGCCATGCGCTTCGCCCTCGACCACCCCGACCGCCTGGCCCGGCTTATCGTGGTCGACATTGCCCCGCGCCTCTCCGACATGGCCCACCAGGACGACATCGTGGCGGGCCTGAATGCCGTGCCGCTGGCTAGCCTAGAAAACCGCCAGCAGGCCGATGAGGCCCTGGCTCAGCACATTCGCTGGCCCGACGTGCGCCAGTTTCTGCTCAAAAACCTCTACCGTCAGGAAGACAACGCCTTTGCCTGGCGGCAAAACCTGCCGGCCCTCACGCAGCACATGGCCGCCATTGGGGCCGAAATCAGCGCGCCGCAGCCCTTCCTGAAACCCGCGCTGTTCATCCGCGGCGGCAAGTCCGACTACATTTCCCCCGACGACAAGCTGCACGGCATCCCGGCCCTGTTTCCGAACTCGCAGGTGGAAACCGTGCTGGACGCCGGCCACTGGGTGCACGCCGAAAAGCCGGAAGAAGTATTCGGGCTGGTAGCCGCTTTCATTGGTGCCTAA
- a CDS encoding ATP-binding protein, whose amino-acid sequence MLRRLVVQPPDTGRIRLLAALCYELHDSDPTRALRYGEQAVALATTLRDQPGQLHALLNLSSCYANLSDGPHALRLQQQALTLARRLRDTDGIVRAYTGIGGIHHERNDTLNALRNYQWALEKVYSKGVKTRTQLMLFGNLGNLYSYLGRYSQALLYTRRALQLARANGDKAGESLYLAHLGTHYYQQNQLDLAEGLLREAITLVEPLRSYRIEAGHLEMLAIVLLLKDQFDEAETLTRRAMRLARQTASQERILDGYNLMAEINASRHQYEQAFEWQNRFRDLNDSLNSRSRLQTLAALQTRYETQGKEHQIRLLTQQGELQNLRNQELWAVVGALVLGLGGVFFLYLKLRQSRAALAANNVALHQATRELREVAASKDRLYAVVAHDLRGPVTSFVGVTELIEFYLRKGDENGLRRLPTLVRQSANSLNSLLDNLLSWAVSQTGELVSQPEWLSVDELFAEIEELYRTTAEAKQIRLTASEVPGLQVWSDLNMTRTILRNLVGNALKFTPSGGHIQLDAAATPDHNVLLSVADSGRGMPAEQLDALLRDSASSPMMVSASNNSRSGTGLGLPLCRAFVERLHGTLTVESTLGQGTLVQIRLPARPAA is encoded by the coding sequence TTGCTCCGCCGCCTGGTAGTGCAGCCGCCCGATACCGGCCGCATCCGGCTGTTGGCCGCGCTCTGCTACGAGCTGCACGACTCCGACCCGACCAGAGCGCTGCGCTACGGCGAACAGGCCGTAGCCCTGGCCACCACCCTCCGCGACCAGCCCGGCCAGCTGCACGCCCTGCTTAACCTGAGCAGTTGCTACGCCAACCTCTCCGACGGGCCGCACGCGCTGCGCCTGCAGCAGCAGGCCCTCACGCTGGCACGGCGCCTGCGCGACACCGACGGTATTGTGCGGGCCTACACCGGTATCGGCGGCATCCACCACGAGCGCAACGACACCCTGAATGCCCTGCGCAACTATCAGTGGGCGCTGGAGAAAGTCTACAGCAAAGGCGTGAAGACGCGCACCCAGCTCATGCTGTTCGGCAATCTGGGCAACCTCTACTCCTACCTGGGCCGCTACTCGCAGGCGCTGCTGTACACGCGCCGGGCCCTGCAGCTAGCCCGCGCCAACGGCGATAAGGCTGGCGAGTCGCTGTACCTGGCGCACCTGGGCACGCACTACTACCAGCAGAACCAGCTCGATCTGGCCGAGGGCCTGCTGCGCGAAGCCATTACGCTGGTAGAGCCCCTGCGCAGCTACCGTATCGAGGCCGGCCACCTGGAAATGCTGGCCATTGTGCTGCTGCTGAAAGACCAGTTCGACGAGGCCGAAACCCTCACCCGCCGCGCCATGCGCCTAGCCCGGCAGACCGCCTCGCAGGAACGCATTCTGGATGGCTACAACCTGATGGCCGAAATCAACGCCAGCCGCCACCAGTATGAGCAGGCGTTTGAATGGCAAAACCGTTTCCGGGACCTCAACGACTCGCTCAACAGCCGCTCGCGCCTGCAAACCCTGGCCGCCCTGCAGACCCGCTACGAAACCCAGGGCAAGGAGCACCAGATCAGGCTGCTCACGCAGCAGGGCGAGCTGCAGAACCTGCGCAACCAAGAGCTGTGGGCGGTGGTAGGCGCGTTGGTGCTGGGCCTGGGCGGGGTGTTTTTTCTGTACTTGAAGCTGCGCCAAAGCCGGGCCGCTCTGGCCGCCAACAACGTGGCGCTGCACCAGGCCACCCGCGAGCTGCGCGAAGTAGCCGCCTCCAAAGACCGCCTCTACGCCGTAGTAGCGCACGATTTGCGCGGCCCCGTTACGTCGTTTGTGGGCGTAACCGAGCTGATTGAGTTTTATCTGCGCAAGGGCGACGAGAATGGATTACGCCGCCTGCCGACGCTGGTGCGGCAGTCGGCCAACAGCCTCAACAGCCTGCTCGACAACCTGCTGAGCTGGGCCGTCAGCCAGACCGGCGAGCTGGTCAGCCAGCCCGAATGGCTTTCGGTGGATGAGTTGTTTGCCGAAATCGAGGAGCTGTACCGCACCACAGCCGAGGCCAAGCAGATCCGCCTAACGGCCTCGGAGGTACCTGGCCTGCAGGTGTGGTCGGATCTGAACATGACGCGCACCATCCTGCGCAATCTGGTGGGCAACGCCCTGAAGTTCACGCCCAGCGGCGGCCACATTCAGCTGGATGCAGCCGCCACCCCCGACCACAATGTGCTGCTCAGCGTGGCCGACTCCGGCCGCGGGATGCCCGCCGAGCAGCTCGACGCCCTGCTGCGCGACAGTGCCAGCTCGCCCATGATGGTATCGGCCTCCAACAACTCCCGCTCGGGCACGGGCCTTGGGCTGCCGCTGTGCCGGGCGTTTGTGGAGCGCCTGCATGGCACGCTCACCGTCGAAAGTACCTTGGGCCAGGGCACGCTGGTGCAGATCCGGCTGCCGGCCCGCCCGGCCGCCTAG
- the selD gene encoding selenide, water dikinase SelD, giving the protein MSDQIRLTQYSHGAGCGCKIAPKVLDQILHTSIPQPHDAQLLVGNSSRDDAAVYDIGGGQAIISTTDFFMPIVDDAYDFGRIASANAISDVYAMGGRPVMAIAVLGWPIDKLAPEVARRVIEGSRSICAEAGIPLAGGHSIDSPEPIFGLAVTGLLDIKNLKQNDTATAGCELYLTKPLGVGMLTTAQKRGILRPEHEQIAPRSMMQLNKIGQELGRLEAVRAMTDVTGFGLLGHLAEVCEGSGLTAEIEFSKVPLLPEAAEYYAQKSIPGGTVRNWDSYGHKIGPVTDEQRAWLCDPQTSGGLLVCVDPAGRAKVEAVFGQHGLALQPFGTLRAHTADEPWIQVR; this is encoded by the coding sequence ATGTCCGACCAGATTCGCCTCACCCAATACAGCCACGGCGCCGGCTGCGGCTGCAAAATCGCGCCCAAAGTCCTCGACCAGATTCTGCACACCAGCATCCCGCAGCCGCACGATGCGCAGCTGCTCGTCGGCAACTCCTCTCGCGACGACGCGGCCGTGTACGACATCGGCGGCGGGCAGGCCATCATCAGCACCACCGACTTCTTCATGCCCATCGTGGACGATGCCTACGACTTCGGGCGTATTGCTTCGGCCAACGCCATCAGCGACGTGTACGCCATGGGCGGGCGGCCCGTCATGGCCATTGCCGTGCTGGGCTGGCCCATCGACAAGCTGGCGCCGGAAGTGGCCCGCCGCGTGATTGAAGGCAGCCGCAGCATCTGCGCCGAAGCCGGTATCCCGCTGGCCGGCGGCCACAGCATCGACTCGCCGGAGCCCATCTTCGGGCTGGCCGTCACGGGTCTGCTCGACATCAAAAACCTTAAGCAAAACGACACTGCCACCGCCGGCTGCGAGCTGTACCTGACTAAGCCGCTGGGCGTGGGCATGCTCACCACGGCCCAGAAGCGCGGCATTCTGCGCCCCGAGCACGAGCAGATTGCGCCCCGCAGCATGATGCAGCTCAACAAAATCGGGCAGGAGCTGGGCCGGCTAGAAGCCGTACGCGCCATGACCGACGTGACGGGCTTCGGGCTGCTGGGCCACTTGGCCGAAGTGTGCGAAGGCAGCGGTCTGACGGCCGAAATCGAGTTCAGCAAAGTGCCGCTGTTGCCAGAGGCAGCCGAGTATTACGCCCAGAAGTCCATTCCGGGCGGCACCGTGCGCAACTGGGACTCCTACGGCCACAAAATCGGCCCCGTCACCGACGAGCAGCGCGCCTGGCTCTGCGACCCGCAAACCTCGGGCGGCCTGCTGGTGTGCGTTGACCCAGCCGGCCGCGCCAAGGTGGAAGCCGTGTTCGGGCAGCACGGACTGGCGCTGCAGCCGTTTGGCACCCTGCGCGCCCACACGGCCGACGAGCCCTGGATTCAGGTTCGGTAA
- the mnmH gene encoding tRNA 2-selenouridine(34) synthase MnmH, translating into MPRLSLQDFLHTSPDIPLLDVRAPLEYAQGHIPGAVSFPLFSDEERARIGTTYKQVNPDKAVLMGLDMFGPKMSRMVQLAQKLAPAKQVRVHCWRGGMRSGAVQWLLELAGFQVQLLNKGYKDYRHFALAEFAQPRPLLVLGGLTGSGKTDVLHELARRQQPLLDLEGLAHHKGSAFGSIGQPAQPTQEQFENELAWLLVDLPVSAPVWVEDESRTIGSVHVPPPFFAQMQAAPLVLLEIPRAVRVQKLAAEYGREDAGALATSILRIRKRLGGLATKEALAAIAEDDMEKMVSLVLDYYDKTYTHGIGPRNPLRVPSDTCDPAVNAELVLRAASSL; encoded by the coding sequence ATGCCGCGTCTTTCCCTTCAGGACTTCCTGCACACCTCTCCCGATATTCCCTTGCTGGACGTGCGGGCCCCGCTGGAATATGCGCAGGGCCACATTCCGGGGGCCGTGAGCTTTCCGCTGTTTTCGGATGAGGAGCGGGCCCGCATCGGCACCACCTACAAGCAGGTAAACCCCGACAAAGCGGTGCTGATGGGCCTGGATATGTTTGGGCCCAAGATGAGCCGCATGGTGCAGCTGGCCCAGAAGCTGGCCCCGGCCAAGCAGGTGCGGGTGCATTGCTGGCGCGGTGGCATGCGCAGCGGAGCCGTGCAGTGGCTGCTGGAGCTGGCCGGCTTCCAGGTGCAGCTCCTCAACAAAGGCTACAAAGACTACCGCCACTTCGCGCTGGCCGAGTTTGCGCAGCCCCGGCCGCTGCTGGTGCTGGGCGGCCTCACCGGCTCCGGCAAAACCGACGTGCTGCACGAGCTGGCCCGCCGTCAGCAGCCCCTGCTCGACCTCGAAGGCCTGGCCCACCACAAAGGCTCGGCCTTTGGCAGCATCGGCCAGCCGGCTCAGCCCACGCAGGAGCAGTTCGAGAACGAGCTTGCTTGGCTGCTGGTGGATTTGCCCGTCAGTGCGCCGGTGTGGGTGGAAGACGAGAGCCGCACTATCGGCAGCGTGCACGTGCCGCCGCCCTTCTTTGCCCAGATGCAGGCCGCACCGCTGGTACTGCTGGAAATCCCAAGAGCCGTGCGGGTGCAGAAGCTGGCTGCGGAGTATGGCCGCGAAGACGCCGGCGCGCTGGCCACCTCCATTCTGCGCATCCGTAAGCGGCTGGGCGGCCTGGCCACCAAAGAGGCACTGGCCGCCATTGCCGAAGACGACATGGAAAAGATGGTCAGCCTTGTGCTCGACTATTATGACAAAACGTACACTCACGGCATCGGCCCGCGCAACCCGCTCCGCGTCCCTTCTGACACCTGCGACCCGGCCGTAAATGCCGAGCTGGTGCTGCGGGCCGCTTCTTCCCTGTAA
- a CDS encoding pyridoxine 5'-phosphate synthase, whose translation MTKLSVNINKIATLRNARGHNRPDLLQVARDCERFGAQGITVHPRPDERHIRYQDVRDLKAIVTTELNVEGNPTPDFLDLVREVRPEQVTLVPDAPDAITSNAGWDTVQHQIFLIGVVQELKALGCRVSIFLDPSPEMVKAAVATGTDRIELYTEDYARLYHHDREAALRPYRAAAEMAQQLGLGLNAGHDLDLDNLAYLKQNLPGLAEVSIGHALVCDALYLGLENTIQLYRRQLA comes from the coding sequence ATGACCAAGCTCAGCGTAAATATCAACAAAATAGCCACCCTGCGGAACGCCCGCGGCCACAACCGCCCCGACCTGCTGCAGGTGGCCCGCGACTGTGAGCGGTTCGGCGCACAGGGCATTACGGTGCACCCCCGCCCCGACGAGCGCCACATCCGCTACCAGGACGTGCGCGACCTGAAGGCCATCGTCACGACCGAGCTGAACGTGGAAGGCAACCCCACCCCGGACTTTCTGGACTTGGTGCGCGAGGTGCGCCCCGAGCAGGTGACACTGGTGCCCGATGCGCCTGATGCTATTACCTCCAACGCCGGCTGGGACACGGTGCAGCACCAGATTTTCCTGATTGGCGTGGTGCAGGAGCTGAAAGCGCTGGGCTGCCGCGTGAGCATTTTCCTCGACCCCAGCCCCGAGATGGTGAAGGCTGCCGTGGCTACCGGCACCGACCGGATTGAGCTCTACACCGAAGATTACGCCCGCCTCTACCACCACGACCGGGAAGCCGCCCTGCGGCCCTACCGCGCCGCCGCCGAAATGGCCCAGCAGCTCGGCCTGGGCCTCAACGCCGGCCACGACCTCGACCTCGACAACCTGGCCTACCTCAAGCAAAACCTGCCGGGCCTAGCTGAAGTAAGTATCGGGCACGCGCTGGTGTGCGACGCGCTGTACCTGGGTCTGGAAAACACGATTCAGCTGTATCGGCGGCAATTGGCGTAG